The window GCTGTGGGCCTCTTGCCCCCAGGTGTTGCAGCTCCTTCCGGCTGGGCCCAGGTTCCATTCAGTGACACGCTTCAGGTCTACATGGAGCTGCAGGTGACCAGAGAAGATTGAAGGAGAAGGGGAAGAATTGAGAggaaattctgggaggaggggaagggggcgGGTGCTATAAAGACAGGGAAGAGACTGAGAaatggggaggagggaggtgTTGGGTGGGCTGTGGATAACTGAGTCTTCTCTCCCTGTTCTGCCCCAGGGCCTGGTAGACCCCCAGACCCATCTCCCTCTGCTTGCTGCCCGAAGACACAAGTTACAGAAGCAGCTTGATGGCCTCATAGCCCAGAACCCAGCAGAGGGGGAGGCAGAGACTCAGAGGCAGCAAAGGGTGAGGGCTTGGGGAAGGTTACCCTGGAAGCCCAGCTCCCCAAGGGAAGGTGGGCTGTGCAGGGGCAGGCCTCGTACCTGGACCTcatcttcttctcctcctcctccagctttCTGTCCTCCAAATGGAATTATCAAAACTGGACAAGGCAGCCTCTCACCTCCAGGAGCTGATGGACGAGTCTCCCAGCCCCAGGCAGCTATGAGCTCCAGCTCTTACCATCCCTGTCAGTTTCCCTTCCTCCCAGACCTGCCTTTAAGGACAGACAGACACATCAGCCACCAGGGCGGGAGGCACTTCAGAGACTTTTGGGTCCACCTCCCTCATTTTGTAACTGCAAGCGTCCTGGCTTGGCAGGAGTGACTGCAGGCATCCTCAGAACGCTCACATTCCTGCCCAGGCCTCCTTCAGAAGGAGTCCCACCCTGGAAGCTCAGGAATGAGGAAATATAGATAGGCTTTATCCGGAGCACGTCTGCATGTGGTCTTTTCACCCCCTCTTCCCCTCTTACTTCTCAGTTCTTCCCTGATTGCTTAGTCTAGGAAAAGAGGAGATGGACCCTCTTTGCTCGGGTGTGAGCATGGAAATGAGCCTGCCTCTCTGGAGGAAGGGGGAGCTTTCTGGTGGTGGGGTAGGGTGTGAACACAGTGACCCTGGTTCTGCCTCTTTCCCAGCTTAACTAACAGTGCCCCGACTTCTGCAGGCCCTTCCTTTCTGCTTCACTCCAAATAGAAGCCTCCCTGCTCCTTGGCTTATCCCCAGGGTACTTATTAGAGCCCCAGGACTGAGGGACTGCAGGGCTGCAGGGTGTGCCCGAGACCCACTGCCCACATAGCCTTTGATGAGTTCCACACTCTCAGGTGCACAGACACCCATactaccaccccccccccccccacacacacacacaccttgtcTCATCTTACTGTATTTCAGGGGCCCAGCCCTTCCACTCCCAAGTCACATTTTGTTCAGCGTCTCTGAGTAGCTTTTATTTACAGAGGACCTATCTTAGGCTGGGTCCTCTGTGGTACTAAATATATAAGGCCATTTAACCCTCCCAAGAACCTAATGAGGTGGGTGTGAGCTCCATTCTGGAGATGAGGACGTGTTCGGAGAATGAAAGTAGGTTGTCCAAGGACTCAAGAGCTGGACCCAAACCCTTAAATGAGATGTGGTTTCTTTTTGGCAGCTGTAACAGAACTTCAAATATAATAGTTGCTTAGACAAgctaaaatttctttttgctgctCTTAAGAGTGTAAGATTAACctttaatcttatttttcttccattctgacACACTTTCCAACTCTGGAGCCAAGATCTGCTGCAGTGTCCACCACCAGGTCTACATTATCACGccaagggaagaaggaaaaagagaagggggtggcactttcctttttcttgtcccCCTACCCAacaagcatttcttgagcatctgCTCAAGAACAGGTTCTGACACTGGATTCATGAGTGAATGAAGCAGACAAAGCTCTCTGCACTTGTGGTGCTTTCATTCTAACAGGAAGAGgcagaaagagacagaaataaactGTAGTATGTTTGAAGGTCATAGTGCTATGGTGGCAAAAAGGTAAAAGAAGGTAAGGGCATGAGGTTTATGTCTGGGTGGCAAGGGTGGTTAGGGAAGCACTCACTAGAAAGGTCAGGTTTAAGCAAAGACTTGTGGGAGGTGCAGGAATTAGCCATATGGACGTCTGGGAGAAGAGAATTCTAGGTAAAAGGCAGACCCAGTGTAAAACCAAGGTGGGAGTATGCTTGGAGGGTTCACAGGAGGCCGAGAGAGTGAAGGGGAGAAGAGTGGGAAGCAAAGTCAGCGAGGTAAGGGACAGGAAAGGTTCAGGGCTGTCCCAAATGGTAGCCACTTgactaattaaaatgaaataaaattaaaaattccatttcctcAGCCACACGTGGCTAGGGGCTATCATGTTGGTCACAGGTTATGAAAACacttccatcattgcagaaagttctgttggaaAGTGAGTCTTGAAGTTTGTAAGCTATTGGAAGGattctggttttcttttcctctgaaatGGAAGTTCCATTCCATTAGAGGATATTGCCTCTAATATCCTCTAAAGGATATTAAAGGAAGTTTGCATGCTTCCTTTCTGCTTGCACCCTCTTGGATAGAACCTAATCACATGGCCACACTGAGCTCCATGGAAGGCTAGGAAAAGTAGACAACAGTTAGACAGCCATGTGCTCAGCTAAAATTTACATGACTCCCAAAGGAAGAGAATGTCTATTATGGGAATAGCACCAGTCTCTACCATCCCCAGGTCCAGGGAACCCCAAACAGTTCTCTTCACTGCACTGTCCTGTCATGAGTCTTGGAAGAACATTTTTTGTAAAAAGAATTGGAAATCATTTGCTGGTGATCCCAGTGTATGAGACCTAGGAGCCAGGTTGAGGAGCAGCTAGCTGTCTGCTCCTCCAGCCCTTTTGGAGCTTCAGACATCAGTCCTCCAACTTGTTTACAGGCTACATGTCTGACTCATGGGTGACATCTGCTCACTGGTGCAGGTAAATCATGAAATACTGGTTTCCTTTGCAGCccccagctgcctttcctcaagGCTACTTATGCCAGGACAGTTGTAAAGGTGGCTGGGAGGAgttatatatgtttttaacttcACTCTCCAACTTTTCTGCATCTTCTGTGCTGCTCATGGTGAACTCTCGTCACTCCACTCCATGGTGCTgattgggggtgggagtgggggtggtgaGGAGGGTGAGCCAGGGAGAGTATTGTGGAAAATAGAAGGCAATCATCAATACCCGCAAATGGTCAAGTCTGGGCTGCCCACTTGCATTTTGAGAGCACTGGTGAGAAGTAAAGATAATCTCGAGGGAGTCAGATGAGTGCCTGGCTTCAGAAGAAAGCAGAGTAAGGAGGACTGAAGTCCTAAAGGGACTAGAACTTATGTGTTGGGGTCGAGCTCCCCTCCTAATAACACTTGCCATCCATGCCCACTTCCTATAGGACAGGCATTGCGGTATGTGCTTTCAAGTCCATTAGCCACAcagtcctcacaacaatcctacaAAGCAGGTGCTATTACTAACTCCATTTTTTTTGGGcgggagggggtgcatggtctgggaatcgaacccaggtctcctgcatgaaaggtagGCAGTCTAATCACTGAACTGTATCTGTGCACCCTTACTAACCACATTTTgcagacaacaacaacaacaaaagattgAAGCTCTGAGAGGATAAGAAACGGACCCAGATTTAAGCTATGTGACTGTTCCGAAGGTTGGCCAGTGCATGCTCTGTGAGGTGTGTCAACCCCACCTCCTTTTCCCCACCATTTGCCTAGGACAGACcatcctccctcaaggaattgtCGAGTGGAACCCCTCATCCCTCACCtgagctgccccccaccccaccttccacCCTAACTGAAGTGTGTTGGTCCCTGGGGCCAGGGGGACCATGTCCTGGTGTGTTCCATCCACATCTCTGTGACCTCAGCCCCAAAGTTCAAGCAAAGGGAGATGAAGGTAAAACCTTGCTTGAGCCAAGACATTTGTCTGGTGCCTTCTCTGCAGGCGTCCAAACCTGACCTCTCCATTCCTAATGGACCTTAAACAAGTGACATCCTCTCTAAGCcctaatttcctcatctgtaaaatagaatgaTGATACCTATTACACACAGCTAAGGTTGCTGTAAgcaccaaaatggggaagaattATCCctggaataaaaaaatacaataaatgtttgctttccTTTAATCCTAGATGTTCTGAAGACCTCATCCTCAAGTGTGTGTGCTCCCAAACAGTAAATTACCCAGATTCCTTCCAGACCTTTGACACTGGTGTTGAGGGAGGGTCCATTCTGGAAACCTCTGCGTAACAGTGGGGAGTCCCTGACTTGGGGGGCCAACTCCTTTTTCCAGCTAGCCCTATGCTCACAGACACAAAGTCAAGTCACTGAATTCAGCATTTTTACTGCCACGCGTTGCAAACTGAGGGCCTGCCCAGACAACCCGGGCCGAAATGCCCACGCAAAGGGGGCGCAAGGCTTTAATTGCTCTCAGACGTTGCAGGTGGTATGGCGTCGGGATCCTCCACGATGGAGGGTGACGTTGGTCCCTGACGGGAGATGGAAGAGGAAGCAGAGCTGGAGAAAAGAAAGGGTTTGGGGTTGAGGTTTAGGGAGCACCTCACTCACCCCCGTGAGACAGCCAGACCACAGCAGGGTGGCTCAGAAAGACTCAGAAGCACACCAAATTCATGCACTCCACCTTTCCCCTCCCAATAAACTACCTTCTCGAGCAATTCCAGGAAGCTGGAATCATAGACATTTCCCAGGAAAGACTCCTTCAGTTTCAGTTGCAAAGTCATGCCCGGCCCTAGGGACCCAAAGTTATGGCTTAGGACCCCACAATCAGGGCCAGATTCCCTCAGAGAGGCGGGCACCCCTTCCTGCTCCACACCCCCTCTCAGTTCCTCTCCCTCCAACCCCCAAAAGCCCTCCCAGATCCTTTTGCATGCAGGGGTTCACCCCGGAATCCCTGGATGCTCAGGTCTGGGGTGACCCCATCTTTCAGAGACCAAGGAGCACCACTCCCCCTCCTCGGGCCTCTTCTCGCCAAGACTTCCACCCCTCACCTGCTCCGTGTGAGCTGCCCAGAAGAGTCAGCAGGAGAAAGATGGGCAGCTTGGTCCCCATCACGGCCACCTCACTTCTTCCACCCACTGACAGAAGATATCTGAGGCTCCGGCCAGCCTCTCCTTACCAGGCTTCCCTGCTACCCCCCACTCAGTCCTTAGAACAAGtgcttggggggaggggggaatggCAGGGGGAAGCCAGTGAACTGGATTTTCCAGTTCTGCCAGGATGGCTCTGAGGACCCAGGAGAGGCCATTCACTGGGCTCTCCAGGTAAATAGAGGCTGGTCCTCTTCTTCCCCAACCCTGCATTGCTCTCCCTTCCCCGTGTCTAGAGGTTCACAAGCCGGGCACCTAGATCCCACAGACAGGGAAAGCCAGAGTCAGGGAGGCGTCCCGGCTGCACGGGTCTGGGCGCCACCCGAGCCTGGGCCTCCCACTGTTCTTTAGGGATTAATTATTAACTGCAATTAATATCCATCATTTGTGCCACCGAAGGGCTCAGGAATGCGGGCCCAAAAGGGAGGGGTGGATTAAAGTCAAGTTTCTTCCCAAATCCAGTACCCTACTCCCTCGGCCAGGGTGGCTTTCTAGGTGAGGATCTGGGTAATGGGGAACGTTTTGTTTTAGTTGCTCTGACACATCCTGGATACTCAAGTGGAGACACAGTATCCATCAAATCCCTGGCTCTCTgcacccctccccacctgccttgcacactcacaaaaaaaaaaaaaaaaaaaacagaaaaaccaacaCCCTTACATGCCAGCGCTCAATATGTAAGACAAAAGGACAGATTTGCAGGCTTTTAGTATGGAAACTGAGTGGGGGACCCAGTTTTTTGCAATGGTTCTTTTAAAACTaggaaactaaggcccagagagggtaagtgacttgctaaggtcacacagcaaatcagTAGCAGGGAGATTAGAACTCCTCCCTCATTATACCAGACACACAGGGACATGCTCAACAGACTGGAACACACTCTGACCCAAGGGCACATGCCCCGTGTCTTCCCATCTGCCTCTTGACACTCATCCCACACACACCCTAACACAGTAGGATCCAGCAACAGGGAaatgggaggcagagagagattgagaccctgagcagagtcAGAGAGGATCCAAAAGCAAGACCAGGGAAATTGGAGAGGCAGAGACAGTCAACCCCATCTGTGTAAAGCAAGATCTCTAGGGTCTCCCAGACTTGTTCCGTAGAGCAGGAAGATCAcagtaggaaaaataaatggataaaaagagaagCAGACACAGAACGTGTGAGCAGGGAGCACAGAGAAATGCTTTGGGGTAGTCTGACTTTTCCTCAGAAGAGAGTGGGgtctccctcacctccttctcaGCTGGGCCCCCTACTCCTACATGATCAGAGCTGACATGGCTGCACGCCAGGCACATTACAAATGTGATCTCCTTTAATACTTAAGACGACCCTTTGAGGTAGTGCTGGAGaaccccgccccccccccgccccccccccctccccccgcgttatagatgaagaaaccaaaACTGAGAGCTCTGCTCAGATTTCGCAGCACGGGTGGTCTGGCTTCCAAGCTGGGCCCCGGCCACCACACCtgagggcccccccccccccccccccccccccgtgcctCTCCTCCTCTCACCCGTTCCCCATCTAAGAATTGCAAGGCTTGGAGGGATGCAACTTACTAGGCAAGAGGTGGCTCCGGTATCCACACTCCCACCCTGTCCTGGGGTCTCCACAGGGTCAGCCACACGGTGCCCAGTCCTGATTGCCTCCCTCCCCCATCTCTATTGCCCCCTCCCCGAGTAGTGACCCAGGTGTCCTGGCCCCCGTGGTGAGCTTCTAGGAGCAGGACAGCCTGGGGATGGGAAACTGGGTCTCCTCCGttggggtcggggtggggggcagattTAGACCTGGGGGGTGGGTCCTCATCGGGAAGAGCCCCAGGGCCAGATTTGGGAGTCCTCAGGCTCTTACTCACTGTCCCCCTCCACCAAGCGTTTCCTGGAATCAGGCCGGGACAGGTTAATCCCCTGGGGACAGCTTGGTGACCTCTCCCTGGGGATGGAGAGGCCGGTGTTGATGGAGTGCCCGGCACACCTTGGCTCTCCCGAGACTCATCACAGGCTCCAGAGCCTTTATAGGGCCGAGAGACGGGCTGGACAAGGCAGCCCCACCGCATCATGGACCTCGCGCTGGTGCTGCTCCTGGGCCTGCAGGCCGTGGGCGCGCAGGGTGAGTGCCCGCCCGACACGCGGGTCGGAGCGAGGACGTGGGGCCGGCACCAGGGTGCAGTCCCCTCTCCTAACCTTGTCACTGTTATTTCTCCGACAGCACAGCCCATCTCATCTGGACTCTCCAACCCAGTCTCTGGAAACCCTGTCTCTAGTGATATCTCTGCAGGTCTCCCCGCTGTCTCTGGAGATTTCTCCACTGTCTCTGGAGGTCTCCCCACTGTCTCTGGAGGTCTCCCCACTATCTCTGGAGGTCTCCCCACTGTCTCTGGAGGTCTCCCCACTGTCTCCGGAGGACTCCCCACTGTCTCTGGAGATCTCTCCACTGTCTCTGCAGGTCCCTCCACTGTCTCTGGAGGTCTCCCCACTATCTCTGGAGGTCTCCCCACTGTCTCTGGAGGTCTCCCCACTGTCTCCGGAGGACTCCCCACTGTCTCTGGAGATCTCTCCACTGTCTCTGCAGGTCTCCCCACTGTCTCTGCAGGTCTCCCCACTATCTCTGCAGGTCTCCCCACTGTCTCTGGAGGTCTCCCCACTGTCTCTGGAGGTCTCCCCACTGTCTCTGCAGGTGTTCCCACTATCTCTGGAGGTCTCCCCACTGTCTCTGGAGGTCTCCCCACTGTCTCTGGAGGTCTTCCCACTGTCTCCGCAGGTCTCCCCACTGTCTCCGGAGGTCTCCCCACTGTCTCTGGAGGTCTCCCTACTGTCTCCACAGGTCTCCCCACTATCTCTGGAGATTTCTCCACTGTCTCTGCAGGTCTCTCCACTGTCTCTGGAGGTCTCCCCACTGTCTCTGCAGGTCTCCCCACTATCTCTGGAGGTCTCCCCACTGTCTCCGGAGGACTCCCCACTGTCTCTGGAGATCTCTCCACTGTCTCTGCAGGTCTCCCCACTATCTCTGGAGGTCTCCCCACTGTCTCTGGAGGTCTCCCCACTGTCTCCGCAGGACTCCCCACTGTCTCCGCAGGTCTCCCCACTGTCTCCGGAGGTCTCCCCACTGTCTCTGCAGGTGTTCCCACTATCTCTGGAGGTCTCCCCACTGTCTCTGGAGGCCTCCCCACTGTCTCTGGAGGTCTCCCTACTGTCTCCACAGGTCTCCCCACTATCTCTGGAGATTTCTCCACTGTCTCTGGAGGTCTCCCCACTATCTCTGGAGGTCTCCCCACTATCTCTGGAGGTCTCCCCACTGTCTCTGGAGGTCTCCCCACTGTCTCCGCAGGTATCCCCACTGTCTCCGCAGGTATCCCCACTGTCTCTGGAGGTCTCCCCACTGTCTCTGGAGGTATCCCCACTGTCTCTGCAGGACTCCCCACTGTCTCTGGAGATTTCTCCACTGTCTCTGGAGGTATCCCCACTGTCTCTGCAGGACTCCCCACTGTCTCTGGAGATCTCTCCACTGTCTCTGCAGGTCTCCCCACTATCTCTGGAGGTCTCCCCACTATCTCTGGAGGTCTCCCCACTGTCTCCGCAGGTATCCCCACTGTCTCTGGAGGTCTCCCCACTGTCTCCGGAGGTGTCCCCACTGTCTCCGCAGGTGTCCCCACTGTCTCCGCAGGTGTCCCCACTGTCTCTGGAGGTTTCCCCTCTGTCTCTGCAGGTTTCCCCTCTGTCTCCGCAGGTCTCCCCACTGTCTCCGCAGGTATCCCCACTGTCTCTGGAGGTCTCCCCACTGTCTCCGGAGTTGTCCCCACTGTCTCCGCAGGTGTCCCCACTGTCTCCGCAGGTGTCCCCACTATCTCTGGAGGTCTCCCCACTATCTCTGGAGGTCTCCCCACTGTCTCCGCAGGTCTCCCCACTGTCTCTGCAGGTCTCCCCACTGTCTCCGCAAGTCTCCCCACAGTCTCTCCTAGTCTCCCCACAGTCTCTGCAGGACTGCCCACTGTCTCTGTAAGTCCCCCCACAGTCCCCGGCAGTCTGTCAATAGCTTCTTCAACTTCTGTGGGCTTTCCCAATAGTCCTCAGACTCTCGCCTCAACTGTTTCTGGGAGCACTTCAGGAGGAGTCTCTGCACCACCAGGTGATGTATCTGTTGCTCaaatcatctctgaagagctcctTAACTCAGCTCAGTGTGGGGCGGGGATTTCCTGGTGCCTACAGGTAACTCCGGCAGTTTCCCAGAACAGCAGTGCAAGCGGCAACTTTTGCTTTGTGGTATGCAAGCTCCCCTCTTTCCGCTTTTTGATGCATCACGCTTCTCTCTTGTGGTGTCTTTCCTGTTCTGCCTAGGGAGTGTTTGAATACTTCAGGATCATGTAAATGCCTCTTCTAAGCATTAAAGTTTTAGTTTTCAAATCTAAGTATATGATCTACCTCAAGTTCATTTCTGTTTAGTATGTAAAGTAgaggttctttttctctttttccttttccttagaaatagccagctgttccaggactACTTACTTAAAAGGCTTCTCTTTTCCCTGCTGCTGAATTGTGTGAGCCCCTTTTTGGAAAATCAAGCTACCATATAGGTGTCTgcctatttctggactctattctcTTCCTCTACTTGTCTCTTCTTATTCCAATGCTTAATGACAGTAGCTTTGAAATCTGGCAGTGTAAGTCCCCCAGCCTATTTCCCTATCAGATTGCCTTGGTTATTCTCCAGCTTTTGATTTTCATAGAATCAGGAGATTGATTTCTGCCAAAACCCTGCAgggattttgatagagattgcatTGGATGTGATTTCTGCTTTTTGGTCTCGCCTGGATCTCTTCCCGTCATCATTTGCCTCTGCCCCCTAGGATCTGTCTCCTGAACAGCAATCCCTGGAACTGCTCCAACCATGCCGGGGGACTTCAGCATCCTCTGCTGCTGTCTCAGGAGGTTACAGTCCCACGATGGCTGGAGCAGCCGCCACTTCCCCCGGGCTCAGTGTCCCTGCCAGTAAGGCACTCGTATGTGCACTGGGACATTTACTGGTAAAACGGTGGGCGAGCCCACTCTCTCTTGTCCTCACCCCTGGCTCCTGGGCATTCCTGCCCCTTTGTAACTCCATCTCAGTACGTCTGAGGATGTGGCTCTATCTTAACGGGACTCAGCGTCTCCCTTCAGAACAACAGCCGGTTGCCTGTTACTTGATTCTTTCCTCAAAACTGTCTTCCTCTTGCTGCTTCATGGCCCAATCTGTCTTTGTGGGACAAGAACCAGACCCTGCATGGGTCCtgcctgtctctctccctccgCTCTTCTCCTGCCTTCCCCTTCGCTCCTGGAAGGGGAGGCTTGGCCAGCTTCCATCGAGGTAGTCTGAGGGCAGGAGATGAGGGGAGGGAAGATGGAACAACAGGCGCTGCTCCTCTTGGTGTCCAGAATCAGGGTGGGGTGGCAGGGAAGGGCTGGGGCTCAGAGAACAAAGAGAGCCCCAACCCCACCCCGGGACCCACAAAGCCCAGAGACATCGAACATGGGGAGAgcctggggggtggagggggcttCACAGATATGGAGAGATGTGGACGTCAGCCAGGAGTTTGGAGACGGACAGACATCCACGGCATCAGGGAAAGGGTGACAGGCTCTTGGATGGAAGCCCTCAAAACCCCCTTCCTTTGAGACTCTGGTCCCAGGATGATAGGAGGCAACCATAGAGCGATGTGGACAAAGATCAGTAGAGACTTCGGAGGCAAAGTCCCATCTACCTCCGTCCCTGTCCCTCTCTTTGTTCCCCAGGCTCAAAGCCCCAGCAGAAGGGCTCTGTCCCAGACTGGGCCATCGTGTTGATCACTCTCGCTGTGGTGGCATTAATTGTCATCCTACTGTATGCCATCAAGCAGGTAAGTGCAGCTGTGCTCCAAATGAGTGGGAATTGTGGGAGCACCAAGGCCAGTGGGGCAGGGGACCTGGCATCCTGGCTAAGAAGAACAGGGGCTTCAGGGAGAAGGGTGACAGACACACTtagggaagtgggggtggggaaggaggaatCCCCAGTCTGGGCCCCTAGAGGAAACATTGACCAGGCAGGGATGAGGGGTTGGGGTCACTGAAAGAGAGGCTGAGAAGCATTGGCGGCTGACCGACCCAAGGAACCATTAAATTCAGTTCCAGGAGTTGAAGAACCAGCTCTGTGGAGCCACGTGAGCCTGAGTTTCGAATTTTGACTCTGCTATttatagctgtgtgaccttgtgcaaGTTGCTGAGTTTCGAATTTTGACTCTGCTATttatagctgtgtgaccttgtgcaaGTTGCTGAGCCCCTCTGTATTTCAAAATCCtcattaacaataataataacaaccagCTAACATTTACTAGCACTTATGTGCCAGGTGCTATACACATCTTAGTACACATCAACCCTATGGGGAAGGTAATCTTATTTCCCCTCATTTGACAGTCAGATCATTGAGTTCTGGATAACATGAGAATGAAAGCATCCATCTCAAAGGGCTGTTGATGCATTAAATGAACTGATACGAGTTAAAGCACTTAatggtgcttggcacatagttACTGCTCACTAAATTAACATAATTCATCGccatcattattgttatttttgctcAAAGAAGGTTGCTAAAAGCCTGGGTTGCTGAGGGGAAGCAGAAGTCCAGAGGGAGAGCTGAGGGCAGGGCAGCCAGTTCCAAGTCCCTTGGTTAGCCCATCTTATCCATCCTCCATCTCACAGGCCTGCTGGTTCCGGAGGGAGATGAGCATAGGCTGTGGCTCCGTGACCCCTTACTGCTGCCATCCCAGGACCACCAGCCAGCGCTACTCTGCCAAATGAAGGGGTGGGGCCTGGAGAGCCCAATCTTCCCTCCCTGatttgctttccttcttcctctcctaaGTGGACTCATTTCCGGAGTCACCCTTCCCATTCACACTGGCTGGGGGCATTTCCTCCGGGTGGATTCCTGGGGTCCTGAGAGCCCCAGGTCCCCTCAACCAACAACGTAAGGGGAAGTCCATTGCAATTTGCCATGTGGGAGGCTGAGATTCCAATTCCAGTCCTGCCATCAGCTATGTGGTCTCAGGGAAGGTACCTAACTTCTCTGACCCAGTTTTCTTATGCGTAGGGGGATGGACCAGGCTGCCACCCATCATGGAGTCTGGTCTGAGCACCTCCACATGTCAGAGAAGCTCCTTTGCTGAGAACACCTTGCTCGGGCCCCCAAAATACAGGAACCtggctctctcttcctccctccctccataaGGAGTCCCCTCAGGCTGGCTTCCACCCTTCCAAGACCCCCCAATTCTCTCCCTTCGGCACGGGTGATGAACCTGCTCTGCGATGCTCCCTTAAAACATTCTGGGTGGGCCCAATTCTTGCTAAATAAAATCGCAAGCCCCTCCACTTGTCTCTCAGCCCCTGTGCATCTGGCCAAAAGTACATGGACTTTACCATGGACATACCAAAAGTACATGGACCAAGTCTGGTCTCTGCTGCTTACTGAGCACgtcaccttgggcaagtcacttctctGGCCCAAGCCTTGTTCAATCTCTTTTGTAGAAGGAGTGACGTTGCCAACCTCACAGGGTTGCAGCAAGGCGCAGTGCTTAGTTCATTCTTCATGCTTAAAAACTGGTCATTTCTAGGGTTGTTTGATGACTGGCTACAGCCTGTCTGGCCTCCCAGCACCCAGCTCAGACACTACAACCCGATTTACTTTATGGGAGTAACTGGAGCCTCTAcctgccc is drawn from Tamandua tetradactyla isolate mTamTet1 chromosome 5, mTamTet1.pri, whole genome shotgun sequence and contains these coding sequences:
- the SFTA2 gene encoding surfactant-associated protein 2 produces the protein MGTKLPIFLLLTLLGSSHGAGPGMTLQLKLKESFLGNVYDSSFLELLEKLCFLFHLPSGTNVTLHRGGSRRHTTCNV